The following coding sequences are from one Gemmatimonadota bacterium window:
- a CDS encoding SDR family oxidoreductase, translating into MSPYPGAAPDPWSAALAASVAEPIPETEPRPAAVDAVTPGRVAVVTGGATGLGRTIALEFGRLGYRVAFCWFEMGGRDVEATALMTEATLTTMGAEVYAARCDVRDRAQVDAFIAEVVRRFGTVDCLVNNAGIARDGALWRMTEEAWTTVFDTNVAGAFHCVAACAPHFRRQHWGKVVNISAHQAARPGFGVANYAASKAALEGFTRAAAVELGPSNVNVNAVAPGFVHTERLDELPPDVIERAQKRAVLGRLAEPEDVAAVIAFLCSDAARHVTGQVIAVDGGLSLE; encoded by the coding sequence ATGTCCCCGTACCCCGGCGCCGCCCCCGATCCTTGGTCGGCCGCCCTTGCCGCGTCGGTCGCCGAGCCGATCCCCGAGACTGAACCCCGCCCCGCGGCCGTCGACGCCGTGACGCCGGGGCGTGTCGCCGTCGTCACGGGCGGCGCCACCGGCCTCGGCCGTACCATTGCCCTCGAGTTCGGTCGGCTGGGGTATCGGGTCGCCTTTTGCTGGTTCGAGATGGGGGGGCGCGACGTCGAGGCCACCGCCCTGATGACCGAGGCCACCCTCACGACGATGGGCGCCGAGGTCTATGCCGCGCGCTGCGACGTGCGGGACCGAGCCCAGGTCGATGCCTTCATCGCCGAGGTGGTGCGCCGCTTCGGGACGGTGGACTGTCTCGTCAACAACGCCGGTATCGCCCGCGATGGCGCGCTGTGGCGGATGACGGAAGAGGCATGGACCACCGTCTTCGACACCAACGTAGCTGGCGCCTTCCATTGCGTGGCGGCCTGCGCGCCCCACTTCCGCCGGCAGCACTGGGGCAAGGTCGTCAACATCTCGGCGCACCAGGCCGCGCGTCCCGGCTTCGGGGTCGCCAATTACGCCGCCAGCAAGGCAGCGCTGGAAGGCTTCACGCGTGCCGCCGCGGTGGAGCTCGGCCCCTCGAATGTGAACGTCAACGCCGTGGCCCCGGGCTTCGTGCATACCGAGCGCCTCGACGAGCTGCCCCCCGACGTCATCGAGCGGGCCCAGAAGCGTGCCGTGCTGGGCCGCCTCGCGGAGCCGGAGGATGTCGCCGCCGTGATCGCCTTCCTCTGTTCCGATGCGGCACGCCACGTGACGGGGCAAGTCATCGCCGTAGACGGCGGGCTCTCGCTGGAATAG
- a CDS encoding response regulator transcription factor produces MSTMRVVAADDEPLLLADLVRLLASLPDVTVVGEAKNGLEVLDLVDRTHPDALFLDIRMPGLDGLGVVAELDPAHAPAVVFVTSFDEYAVQAFEAQAVDYLLKPFDPARLAKAVDRVRARIGRDQGEALARSIAVLAARQLVAPVEYLERIAARGVGRTTVLEVADIRWIEAADNYVRLHTAEGVHLSRRTMRDLEALLDPKRFARIHRSAIVALRLVRELRPLGDGDQELLLEGGGRLVLTRSYRDAFEARFGGVA; encoded by the coding sequence GTGAGCACCATGCGCGTCGTGGCCGCCGACGACGAGCCACTGCTGCTCGCCGACCTCGTGCGCCTCCTCGCATCGCTGCCCGACGTCACGGTGGTGGGCGAGGCGAAGAACGGTCTCGAAGTCCTCGACCTCGTCGACCGCACCCACCCCGATGCGCTCTTCCTCGACATCCGCATGCCGGGGCTCGACGGCCTCGGCGTCGTCGCCGAACTCGACCCCGCCCACGCCCCCGCCGTCGTCTTCGTCACCTCGTTCGATGAGTATGCCGTGCAGGCGTTCGAGGCACAGGCTGTGGACTACCTCTTGAAGCCCTTCGACCCCGCCCGGCTCGCCAAGGCGGTCGATCGGGTGCGGGCGCGGATCGGCCGAGATCAGGGCGAGGCCCTGGCACGGAGCATCGCGGTGCTCGCGGCGAGGCAGTTGGTCGCCCCGGTGGAGTACCTCGAACGGATCGCGGCGCGTGGGGTCGGCCGGACCACGGTACTGGAGGTCGCCGACATTCGCTGGATCGAGGCGGCCGACAACTACGTCCGGCTGCATACCGCAGAGGGCGTCCACCTCTCCCGCCGGACCATGCGCGACCTCGAGGCCCTCCTCGACCCGAAGCGCTTCGCCAGGATCCACCGCTCCGCCATCGTCGCCCTGCGGCTGGTCCGGGAGCTGCGCCCCCTGGGCGACGGCGACCAGGAGCTCCTGCTGGAGGGCGGCGGCCGCCTGGTTCTCACCCGCTCCTACCGCGACGCCTTCGAGGCACGCTTTGGCGGGGTGGCCTGA
- a CDS encoding histidine kinase produces the protein MASSERPAPRAATWLLLAVFGALTLLTAAQGYLSRKASGEAARLGDVLAVGAAAWVGWLCLAPLIIALGRRVPFSRTTWLRATVVHTLAMTVCYVVSVFVLIWISLQLLSPTEALTREMITRTLLTSSRLSLAIFTYVTILALDHVLLTREALRLRELQASRLEATATQARLDALAARLEPHFLFNALQSVSALIDSDPARARTMLAQIGDLLRDALASPESGEVSVHEERRLLGRYLAIEETRFADRLHVEWVVAPDTEAVMVPRFLLQPIVENALRHGLAVLPEGGRLRITATREPQCLRLIVWNDGAPLPATPREGVGLATTRERLAARYGVAASLTLRAAEAGGVETVIELPA, from the coding sequence ATGGCCTCCTCCGAACGCCCTGCGCCCCGCGCCGCCACCTGGCTGCTGCTCGCCGTCTTCGGCGCGCTCACGCTGCTGACGGCGGCTCAGGGCTATCTCTCGCGCAAGGCCTCGGGCGAGGCGGCGAGGCTCGGCGATGTCCTCGCCGTCGGGGCGGCGGCCTGGGTCGGCTGGCTCTGCCTCGCCCCGCTGATCATCGCGCTCGGTCGACGGGTCCCGTTCAGTCGGACCACGTGGCTGCGCGCGACGGTGGTCCATACGTTGGCAATGACCGTCTGCTACGTCGTCTCGGTGTTCGTGCTGATCTGGATCTCCCTGCAGCTCCTGTCGCCAACGGAAGCCCTGACGCGCGAGATGATCACGCGCACGCTCCTCACCTCGTCGCGACTCTCGCTGGCGATCTTCACATACGTCACCATCCTGGCGCTCGACCACGTGCTGCTGACGCGCGAGGCGCTGCGCCTCCGCGAACTGCAGGCCTCGCGCCTCGAAGCCACCGCGACGCAGGCCCGACTCGACGCGCTGGCCGCGCGCCTCGAACCGCACTTCCTCTTCAACGCGCTGCAATCGGTGAGCGCGCTCATCGACAGCGACCCGGCGCGCGCCCGCACCATGCTGGCCCAGATCGGCGACTTGTTGCGCGATGCCCTCGCGTCACCGGAGTCGGGCGAGGTGTCGGTGCATGAGGAGCGTCGGCTCCTGGGGCGCTACCTCGCGATCGAGGAGACGCGCTTTGCCGATCGGCTGCATGTGGAGTGGGTCGTCGCCCCCGACACCGAGGCGGTGATGGTGCCGCGCTTCCTGCTGCAACCGATCGTCGAGAATGCGCTGCGCCACGGCCTCGCGGTCCTCCCCGAGGGTGGTCGGCTGCGGATCACCGCCACGCGCGAGCCGCAGTGCCTGCGGCTCATCGTCTGGAACGACGGCGCGCCACTCCCTGCGACGCCGCGTGAGGGGGTCGGTCTCGCGACGACGCGGGAGCGACTCGCCGCACGCTACGGTGTCGCGGCCTCGTTGACGCTCCGCGCGGCAGAGGCGGGTGGCGTCGAGACGGTCATCGAGCTCCCGGCGTGA
- a CDS encoding beta-lactamase family protein: protein MTPLLLLALATLAPQDTVERTLQARLDSYRTATGVPGAVLGVAFPDGRVVAIASGMADTALKQPMRPDARLLMGSVGKSYVAAVAMQLVREGKLSLDAPVSRYVGGQGWWDSVANASSITVRQLMTHTSGIVRYEFRPEFTATLTSDPGRVWDPRDQVRYLHGATPPFAPGAGWDYSDTNYLVLALVLERITGKPIDDEIRRRFLVPMKLTNTLPSDSRTLPGVVQGYAGAQNPFGGRDAMLDGGVMIVNPQFEGAGGGYAASAADAARWGAAYFGGAIHGDSLLAQATHGTPARMLGAGTNYGLGMILRDSTAAGPVRGHSGFFPGYLTELRYYPASKITVVLMVNASAVRMRPPMARWVDETVAALTAR, encoded by the coding sequence ATGACTCCTCTCCTGCTCCTCGCGCTCGCCACGCTCGCCCCGCAGGACACGGTCGAGCGCACCCTGCAGGCCCGCCTCGACAGCTATCGCACCGCGACCGGTGTCCCCGGGGCGGTCCTGGGCGTCGCCTTCCCCGATGGCCGGGTCGTCGCCATCGCCAGCGGCATGGCCGACACCGCCCTGAAGCAGCCGATGCGCCCCGATGCACGACTGCTGATGGGGAGCGTCGGGAAGAGCTACGTCGCCGCCGTCGCGATGCAGCTGGTGCGCGAGGGAAAGCTCTCGCTCGATGCGCCGGTGAGCCGGTATGTGGGAGGACAGGGATGGTGGGACTCGGTCGCCAACGCGTCGAGCATCACCGTGCGGCAGCTGATGACGCACACGTCGGGAATTGTCCGCTACGAATTTCGCCCCGAGTTCACCGCAACGCTGACGTCCGACCCCGGCCGCGTCTGGGATCCGCGCGACCAGGTGCGCTACCTGCACGGCGCCACGCCACCGTTTGCCCCCGGTGCCGGGTGGGACTACTCCGACACCAACTACCTGGTGCTCGCGCTGGTGCTGGAGCGGATCACCGGGAAGCCGATCGACGACGAGATTCGCCGCCGCTTCCTGGTACCGATGAAGCTGACCAACACGCTCCCCTCGGATTCACGGACGCTTCCCGGCGTGGTGCAGGGGTATGCCGGTGCGCAGAATCCCTTCGGCGGCCGCGACGCGATGCTCGACGGCGGCGTGATGATCGTCAACCCGCAATTCGAGGGTGCCGGTGGAGGCTATGCCGCGAGCGCGGCCGATGCCGCCCGCTGGGGCGCAGCGTATTTCGGCGGCGCGATTCACGGCGACTCGCTGCTCGCCCAGGCGACGCATGGCACGCCGGCGCGGATGCTCGGCGCGGGCACGAACTACGGCCTCGGCATGATCCTCCGCGACAGCACCGCGGCGGGTCCGGTGCGAGGGCACAGCGGCTTCTTCCCGGGCTATCTCACGGAGTTGCGCTATTACCCTGCGTCGAAGATCACCGTCGTCCTGATGGTCAACGCGTCGGCCGTGCGGATGCGCCCGCCGATGGCGCGTTGGGTCGACGAGACGGTGGCGGCGCTGACGGCACGTTAG
- a CDS encoding carbon starvation protein A, translating into MPNILWIVAALASAAGWGAIALHRGETISAAWLLLAAIGSYLIAWRFYSRFLAARVMALDDARITPAHRHANGRDFVVTTKWVLFGHHFAAIAGAGPLVGPVLAAQFGYLPGTLWIIIGVILGGAVQDFVILVGSMRQDGKSLGQMAKEELGATTGILAMIAILAIMVILLAVLALVVVRALEHSPWGVFTILCTIPIALIMGFWMKVWRPGKTVEASVFGIIMLMAALVGGRYVAASPTLAPMFTADGLTIGWGIIAYGFIASVIPVWMLLCPRDYLSTFLKVGTIIALALGILLTLPEIRLPALTRFTDGSGPIFAGSLFPFCFITIACGAISGFHALVASGTTPKMVDRETDTRLIGYGAMLTESFVAIMALIAAASLDPAVYFAMNAPLPILGGNIDAAIVTIRGWGFVLEPGQLEALAAQMGEGSLLARTGGAPSLAVGMAQVFAGAFGPSLTALWYHFAIMFEALFILTTVDTGTRVGRFMVQELAGHVWKPLGRTSWYPASVLASAAIVAAWGWFLLQGVQDPLGGINALWPLFGISNQLLAAVALTVATTLIIRSGRARYAWTTILPLCWVLLVTTTASWQKLFHTDPRIGFLAHATKLATDAANGTMVQATASRLILNDRINAVLVAAFVLVTWAVVVSGVRVWTRRSSIIDDRSSMIDHQVPAA; encoded by the coding sequence ATGCCCAACATCCTCTGGATCGTCGCCGCCCTCGCCAGCGCGGCCGGGTGGGGTGCGATCGCCCTGCATCGCGGCGAGACCATCTCCGCCGCCTGGCTGCTGCTCGCGGCGATCGGCTCCTACCTGATCGCCTGGCGCTTCTACTCGCGCTTCCTCGCCGCGCGCGTTATGGCGCTCGACGATGCCCGGATCACGCCGGCGCACCGCCACGCCAACGGCCGCGACTTCGTGGTGACCACCAAGTGGGTGCTCTTCGGGCACCACTTCGCCGCGATCGCCGGCGCCGGCCCGCTGGTGGGGCCCGTCCTCGCCGCGCAATTCGGCTATCTCCCCGGCACCCTCTGGATCATCATCGGCGTGATCCTCGGCGGCGCGGTGCAGGACTTCGTGATCCTGGTCGGCTCGATGCGCCAGGACGGCAAGTCGCTCGGCCAGATGGCGAAGGAGGAGCTCGGCGCCACTACCGGCATCCTCGCGATGATCGCGATCCTCGCCATCATGGTGATCCTCCTCGCGGTGCTGGCGCTGGTCGTGGTGCGCGCGCTCGAGCATTCGCCGTGGGGCGTCTTCACCATCCTCTGCACCATCCCGATCGCCCTGATCATGGGCTTCTGGATGAAGGTCTGGCGGCCGGGGAAGACGGTCGAGGCGTCGGTCTTCGGCATCATCATGCTGATGGCCGCGCTGGTGGGCGGCCGCTACGTCGCCGCGTCGCCGACGCTGGCGCCGATGTTCACCGCCGACGGCCTCACCATCGGCTGGGGAATCATCGCCTACGGCTTCATCGCCTCGGTGATCCCGGTCTGGATGCTGCTCTGCCCCCGCGACTATCTCTCGACCTTCCTCAAGGTCGGCACCATCATCGCGCTGGCGCTCGGCATCCTGCTGACGTTGCCGGAGATCCGCCTCCCCGCGCTCACCCGCTTCACCGATGGCAGCGGGCCGATCTTCGCCGGGTCGCTCTTCCCGTTCTGCTTCATCACGATCGCCTGTGGCGCCATCTCCGGCTTCCACGCGCTGGTCGCGAGCGGCACCACGCCGAAGATGGTCGACCGCGAGACGGACACGCGCCTCATCGGCTACGGCGCGATGCTCACCGAGTCGTTCGTCGCGATCATGGCGCTGATCGCCGCGGCGTCGCTCGACCCGGCCGTCTACTTCGCGATGAATGCCCCGCTGCCGATCCTCGGCGGCAACATCGACGCCGCCATCGTGACCATTCGCGGCTGGGGATTCGTCCTCGAGCCCGGACAACTCGAGGCGCTCGCCGCCCAGATGGGCGAGGGTTCGCTGCTGGCCCGCACCGGCGGCGCGCCGTCACTGGCCGTGGGGATGGCGCAGGTCTTTGCCGGCGCGTTCGGTCCGTCGCTCACCGCGCTCTGGTACCACTTCGCCATCATGTTCGAGGCGCTCTTCATTCTGACCACCGTCGACACCGGCACCCGCGTCGGCCGCTTCATGGTGCAGGAACTCGCCGGTCACGTCTGGAAGCCGCTGGGCCGCACCTCGTGGTACCCCGCCTCCGTCCTGGCCTCGGCGGCGATCGTCGCCGCCTGGGGGTGGTTCCTCCTCCAGGGGGTGCAGGACCCGCTCGGCGGCATCAACGCCCTCTGGCCGCTCTTCGGCATCAGCAACCAGCTGCTCGCGGCGGTGGCGCTCACCGTCGCCACCACGCTGATCATCCGCAGCGGCCGCGCGCGGTACGCCTGGACCACCATCCTCCCGCTCTGCTGGGTGCTGCTGGTCACCACCACCGCCTCATGGCAGAAGCTCTTCCACACCGATCCGCGCATCGGCTTCCTGGCGCACGCCACCAAGCTCGCCACCGACGCCGCCAACGGGACGATGGTCCAGGCGACCGCGTCGCGGCTGATCCTCAACGACCGCATCAACGCCGTGCTCGTCGCGGCGTTCGTGCTGGTGACGTGGGCGGTGGTGGTGAGTGGGGTTCGAGTATGGACGAGGCGATCATCGATCATCGATGATCGATCATCGATGATCGATCACCAGGTGCCGGCGGCGTGA
- a CDS encoding YbdD/YjiX family protein, whose product MKLAGLFTAMRRILGMPDYAAYCAHVREAHPGAPMPTEREYFDVYLKARYEGGPNRCC is encoded by the coding sequence ATGAAGCTCGCGGGCCTCTTCACCGCCATGCGCCGGATCCTCGGCATGCCGGACTACGCGGCGTACTGCGCGCACGTGCGGGAGGCCCATCCCGGGGCGCCGATGCCGACGGAACGGGAGTATTTCGACGTCTACCTGAAGGCCAGATACGAGGGTGGACCGAATCGCTGCTGCTGA